TGATGGCGTCGATGATCTCGGAGAAGTCCGTACCGTTTCCCAGCCCGGAAAAGGACACGTCGCCCGACGTGGTCAGCGGTTCGTAAGCCTCGACATTGCTGGAAAGGGAAGAGACGTAACCCATGGCTGCCTCCTAGATGTAGTCGAGCAGGGACATGCTCATGACGCTGGATGAGGTGCTGAGTACTGCCTGATACACGTAGTTGGCCTGCTCCAGCTCAACCACGAGCTGGGCGGCGTCCGCGTCCTCGATGGAGCTGGCCGAGTTGGCCGCCAGCTCCTTGACCAGGGACTGCGACGTCTGGGTGTAGGTGATCTTGTTTTCCCTGGCCCCCACGCCTGCGGCGCCGGTCTCCACGGTCTCGTGGCAGTCGCCGAGGTCTTCCAGGCATTGGGCCACCGAGTCGGAGTCTCCGGTCTGCATGTAGACGATGCAGTCGGACAGGGTCTCGAACAGGTTGGGTGAATCAAAGGGTTGGCCCGTGGATTCGTTCACGCCGCCGAAGATGTCGCTGCCCACGGTGGTCATGTCCTCGGACGTGCTTTCGGATACGGATACGGACATGGCCTTGGAGCTGCCGGTGTAGACGCACGCCTGGCGCAGGTAGAACTGCGAGCCATTGCCGTCGTCGTCGGCCGTCGTGATGCTCGTGCCCGAGGCCAGTTCCACCTGGGCGTCGCCGAGGTCCAGGACCGTGTCTGTGGCGGCCATGGTGCCCGAGGTCCACGTTTCCCCGCCGTCCGTGGAATATTCATAGTCCAGGGCCGTGGTGCCCACGGTGCCGTCGGAGGTGAAACGCACCGCCACGGTGCCGTCCACCTCCCCGGTCATGTCCACGAAATCGGTGCTGCTGAAGGAGTCATTGGCCAGGGTCACGCCCAGCCCCATCTCGTAGGCGTTGTCGCCGGTATCGTCGCCGGCGAAGATGGAGTCCGAGCCCATCTGGGTGTTGGCGATGGCGTAGAGCGCATCCAGATAGCCTTCCATCTCCAGGGCCATCATCTGCAGTTCCTCGTCGGTGTATGTCTCGGTGGATGCCTGCTCGGCCAGCTCCAGCGCCGCGGTGATGGTCTCGCTGGCCGTGGAAAGGACCTGGTCCGCGGTGTCCAGATAGTCGAGAGCCACGTCGCAGTTCTCTATGTAGCCGCTCAGGGACTGCTGGTAGCCGCTGAGTTCCACGATCTTGCCCATGCCCGCCGGGTCGTCGGACGGGCTGTTCAATTTCTTCTGGCTCGCGTTCATGATCGTCAGCTTGGTGACGTCGTTGAGCGACGAGTTTATCTGGTTCAGAGACAGCGAGAATATCTGTGCCGTGCTGATGCGCATGTCGGCCTCCTTGGGATCAGACCAGGTCCAGGACGGTGTCCATCATTTCCCGGGTCACGCTGATTATCTGGGCGGCGGCCTCGTAGGCCTGCTGGTACTTGGTCAGTGCGATAAGCTCCTCGTCCACGTTGACCTCGGTGGTCGAGGCCTGCTGTTCGTAGAGGTAGTCCACGGAGGTCTGGGCATAGGTCTGCTGCAACTCGGCGGCGGACGCGGCGGACCCCACCGAGGCCACCAGGGTGGCCAGGGCCGAGGTCAGGGTGGTTTCGGTCCCGCCCACGGTCACGGTCTCGTCGCCCAGCCCGGCCAGGATGGTGGACACCTCGTTGGAGCCGGAGGCCACCAGGCCGTCGTCGCCAACCGAACCGGTGTTCAGGTGCGTGGTGTCCGTGGCCACGTATTCGTCTATGCCGATGGTCCCGGCGTCCGTGCCGGTGAAGTAGGTGTTCAGGCCGAGTGCGGCCAGGACGCCCGAGGTGTCCCCCGCGATCTCGAACTCCATGTCCGTACCCGAGGTCAGGGTCAGCTGCCCGTCTGTGACCGTGGCCGTCAGCTCCGTGCCGAAGGCCGCGTTGATGTCTGCGGCCAGGGCGTCCAGGGAGTCGGCGTCCGGGTCCACGGACAGGATGGAGGTCGTCGAGACGTTGCCGTCCGCGTCGTAGGTGATCAGGGTCAGTTCGCCTGCCTCGATGTTGTCCGCGAAGTCGAGGCCGCTGTCGGCGAGCACTGCCGCCGAGTCGTCGGCGGTGTAGCTGGATGTCAGGGAGGTGTGGTGTACGAGACCCGCGCCCTGGGAATGGGCCGAGTTGACCTCCCAGATGATGGATTCGGCCAGATCGTCAAGGGAACTGATGGTGTCGTAGACCGTGTCGTCGCGCGTCGTGAACAGACCGGCAAGGCTGCCGCTCTGAGTGCGTCCGGACACATTGTCGCCGCTGTCGTCGGTCAGGGGCGTTATGTTCTTGAGCTCTCCGCTGCCCGATTCCCAATACAGGCCGGACTTGGCCATGACCGTGTAGCGGTCTCCCTCGGCGTGATCGGCGGTACCGTTCTCGAACCACAGGGTGATGCCCTCGATCTCCACCGAGCCGTCCTCGTCGTCGGCCGTGTAGACAAGCGTGTTGCCGCTGTCGTCCGTCAGCCAGGTATTGCCGCCGTCCGTGGAAACCTTGAACTGGGCCGTGCCGTCCGCGCCCGAGGAGACGAACTCGATGAGCAGTTCCTCGCCGGACTCGCCGGAGTAGTTCAGGGTCCCGTCATAGTCCGAGTCGCGCACCAGGGACTGCGTCACCCCGGTTTCGGCGAAGACCAGTTCGTGCGTGTCGGTTCCGTCCACGAGCGTGTAGCCCTCCTCGGTCAGGATGGTGACCGTGTTGTCTGATTTGTAGAGGACGTCCACGCCGATGAGGGCGTCCAGCTCCCGGATCATCTGGTCGCGGTCGGACACGGCCTGGGTGTCGTCCGGGTTGGCAGCGATGGCGGCGTTGGCCTGGGCCAGGTCGCTGATGAGCTGGTTCGCCTCGTCCACCTGGTCCCCGATGTCGGCGTTGATGGCCTCGACCATGGTGTCCAGTGTGGAGGAGGTGGAGTTCAGGGCGTAGACCAGGGTCTCGGTCTGGCCGAGCAGGTCCTCTCGGGCGGACAGGGAGTCCGGGTCCGTGACCAGCTCGTTCCAGGAATCGAAGAACTCCTCCATGACGTCGGACAGTCCGCCTTCGGACTGGTTCAGCAGGGAGTCGAGCTGGTCCAGGTAGTCCAGGGCGCTGGTCTGGGTGGCCAGATCGGCGAGAGCGTCCAGGTACTGGGTTTCCACGAACTTGTCCCACTCCGATTGAATGGCCGTGACGTCCGCGCCCGTTCCCACGGTCAGACCCAGCGAGGTGATGGAACTTGAGCTCTCGTAGACCACCGAGGTCCGCTGGTAGCCCGTGGTGTCCGCGTTGGCGATGTTGTTGGACGCGTTGTTGACCGAGACCTGCGCATTCTGCAGGGCTGTCTTCCCTATGTTGTAGAGATTGTTGATCATCACGTCCTCCTATGTGGCGTAAGCCTAGCGCTTCAGGCCGATGGCCGTGGACAGCAGAGTGTCGGCCGTGGTGATGATCTTCGAGTTGGCCTGGTAGGCCGCCTGGATGATGATCAGGTTGGTCAGCTCGGTGGCCGTATCCACGTTGGACTGCTCCAGCGAGTTGGAGGCGATGGTGCCGAATCCCGCCGAACCCGGGGTGCCGATCAGGGCCTGGCCGGAGTCCGTGGTCGCGGAGTAGAGGTTGCCGCCCTCGGAGTAGAGCCCCTGGGTGTTGGTGAAGTCCGCCAGGGCGAATGTGTAGAGCTCCTGGCTCTGGCCGTTGGTGTAGCTGCCCTCGATGACGCCGTTCTCGCTGATGGTGATGTCGGTCAGTTCGCCGGGTGCGTAGCCGTCCTGGGTCAGGGTGTAGGTGGCCGAGCTGGAGGTGGTGCTGGTGGTGGCCCGGGTGGACAGGACGCCCGTGTTGAAAGAGGGCAGCTCGTCCGGGGTGGTCGTGGCAGTGAAGTCGTCCAGGGAGTCGATGCCGCCGGAGGTATCCCAGCCCGTGCCTGTGGCGAAGTCCGAGTTCGATATGCCGAAGTCGAGCGATATCTCCTGGTTTTCGTCCGCGCCGGTGAAGTTCGCCTCGAATACGGGCAGCCCGTTGTCGTCGAATTCTGCCAGGACCCAGTTTTCCTCGGCCAGCGGGTCGGTGGTGTCGGTCGGGGTGTCGGACAGGGTGAAGGCGGTGATGGACTGCAGGTCGCCCGAGGAAGAGAAGGTCAGGGTGCCGGTAACGAGCATGCCCGCGCCGCTGGTGTCGGCCATGTCGGTGCCCGCGAAATCACGCATGTCCTCGTCCGCGTCGCAGCAGACCGTGTATTCCCAGACAATGGAGCCGTCGTCGGTCGTGACCGGATCGTAGTACACGGTCAGGTCGTGTGACGCGCCGTTTTCGTCATAGACGGAGATGGTCGTCTGGTAGGCGTAGCGCGAATCGTCCAGGGCCGGGTCCGAGGTGCCGTCGTAGATCTCGAACAGGGAGGCGTACGGGTTGGTGGAGGAGGCGGTGTTGTCGGTCTCGGTGGAGTCCAGGTTGACCTGGATGGCCACTTCGGTCGTGGCCTGCGGCGGGGACTGCGAGTTGTCCAGCTGGATGTCCACCAGCCCGCCGGTGATTGAGCCGTCCACGGTCTCCCAGCCCTGCACGCGGTTGCCGTGGGAGTCGACCAGGTAGCCGTTGGTGTCGAAGGTGAAGCCGCCGTCGCGGGTGTAGTAAGTGGTGTCCGTATCCGGGTCGACCACGATGTAGAAGCCGTCGCCGTTGATGGCCACGTCCGTAACGGTATTGGTGGTCTCGTATGATCCCTGCGAGAAGTCCGTGGTCAGCGAGGAGGTTGTCACGCCGTTGCCGACCTGTCCGATGCTCCCCCCGGCATAGACCGTGGAGTAGAAGACGTCCTCGAAGGATATGGACACGGACTTGTAGCCCGTGGTCGTCGAGTTGGCGAGGTTGTTGCTGACCACGGAGGTCGCCTGGCTCTGGGCCTGCAGCCCGGAGATGCCGGTGTACATGGATCCGCTGATGCTCATGGTGTTGCTCCTTGAAAGATGGGTCGGGTTACTGGGTGGCGTAGGTTACGTCGGCCAGGTTCACTGTCCGGCCGTCATCAAGGGTCAGGACGACGCCGTCGTCGGTATTGCTCACGCCGGTCACGGTGCCGGTGGTCGTGGTGGTGCAGTCCACTTCGTCGCCGTTGTCATCCACGGCCGTGGCCAGGATGTAGTAGTTGCCGTCGCTGACCTCCTCGCCGTCGTAGTCCGTGCCGTCCCAGGCAAAGGAAACGGTCCCGGAATCGATGTCGGTGAAGGTCTGGGTGTCCACGATGGACCCGTCGGAGTCGTAGATGTTCAGGACCAGCTCGGCAGCGTCGTCATCCAGGGTCAGGTACAGGGTGGAGATGTCGTCCCCGTCCTTGTTGATGGTGTAGCCGTCGGCTTCCACGTCCATGCCGATGTAGCTCAGGCCGTAGACGGAGCTCAGCGAACCGATGCTGTCGGAAAGCGTGTCCATCTTTTCGTTCATCTCGGTCAGCTGTTCGAGCTGCGAGTACTGGGTCATCTGGTCGACCATCTGGGTGTTGTCCACGGGCTCGGTCGGGTCCTGGTACTCAAGCTCGGTGCACAGCAGGGTGATGAAGTCGTCCGAGGTCAGGGACGTGGAGCTCGACGTGCTGGTCGTCGTCGCGGTCGTCGAAGCAAGCAGGGACTCGTAATAGCTGGTGGTGTCGATACTCATGAAACCTTCCTCCTTTCCTGGTGAGCGGATTCATCGGTGTCGGGCACGGGGGTTGACGCCCCATAGTGGGCGCGAAGCCGGTCCAGGGCCTGGAACTTGATGCTTCGGACCGTGTTCGGGGAGATGTCGAGGCGGCGTGCGATCTCGCCGGCCAACAGTCCTTCTTTGTAGAAGAGGGTGATCACTTCGGCCTGGCGGTCGGTCAGCACGCCCGCGGGCAGGCTGAACATGGCGGTCTCCAGGCCGCCTTCGGAGCTCTCGGCCGGGGCGTCCGAGAGTACGGACTCCATCCAGCGGAGCTTTTTTCTGTAGTAATCGATGGCAGTAGTGCGACAGATGATGTTGAGCCAGGTGATGAAGGAACTCTTTTCGTTGCTATAGCGCGACATGTAGTCATTCTTGAAAATCTTGAGCGCTATCTCCTGGTATATATCATCTATCTCAGTGCTATGAAGGTTGATGTTCCTTGCTTTGATGAAATTGATGACGAGCTTGTATATGAGCCGAGAGTGTTCCCTGAACAGTCGTTCATATGATATATCGTCATATAGTTTTTCGATTTCCATTACTGTACTGCTCATTTTTCACCTCCTGCATGCCTATTGAGCAATGCAGGTGCCGAACAATATCAAGATGGCATCAATTCATATTTGCTTTCGGTTCTGAAACATTGACGGAAAATTAATATTGGACGGCTCAAAACGGATTCATGCTGAGAAAATGAAGAAAATTTTAGCTGAATAGTTGTGCGAAGGGCGTCTGGCCGCGCCTACGGCGCACTCGAAAAAGAAAGAGGAGTTTTTTGCCTTCCCATGCGGAAAAAGTGCAACTGTCCGGTGTTCCCGGGCGATAGTACCAGTGGGGACCGGTCCCGAAGATTCGGAACCGGTCCCCGGTTGGAGAAGGCGCGGACTACTAGCCGCCGATGAGCGACAGGGCCATTTGCGGGAGCGAGTTGGCCTGCGAGAGCATCGCAACGGCAGACTGGGTAATAATCTGCTCCTTGGTGTACTCGGTCATTTCGGTGGCCACATCCACATCGGAGATGCGGGATTCCGAGGCCTGAAGGTTCTCGGCCTGGATTTCGAGGTTGGAGATGGTGGCGGTCAGCCTGTTCTGCATGGAGCCCAGGTTGGCGCGGATGTTGTCCTTGGACACGATGGCCGAGTTCAAGGCCGCGAGCGCGTTCTGGGCGGCTTCCTGGGTGGAAACCACCGCACCGGCCGTGGTTGTTCCGGCAGCCTGGCCCACGCCCAGGGAAGAGGCGGTGCAGCTGCCGATAGTCACGGCATACTTGTCCTCGGCAGAGTCGTTGCCGGTGCCGAAGTGAATGGTCACGCCGTCGCCGGAGAGGTTGCCGTTGAGCAGGTAGATGCCGTTGAAGTCCGTGGCGCTGGCGATTCGGGTGATTTCCGAGGCCATGGCCTGGTATTCGGAGTCGATGATCAGCCGCTGTGCATCCGTGTAGGTGCCGGTGGCGGCCTGCTCGGCCAGTTCCTTCATGCGGATGAGCTTTTCATCGATGACGGACAGCGCGCCGTCGGCGGTCTCGATCATGGAGATGCCGTCGTTGGCGTTGCGGATGCCCTGGTTGAGGGTGGAGATGTCCGAGCGCATCAGTTCGCGCACGGCCAGCCCTGCGGCGTCGTCGGCGGATGAGTTGACGCGAAGGCCCGAAGACAGACGTTCCGTGGACGTGCCCAGCTTGGTGTAGGCGCTGTTCAGGTTCCGGGCCGCGGCATTTGCCATAAGGTTGTTGTTAACTACGAGAGACATGATTCCTCCTTGAATGGTTATGCTTCCATGCATTTTCTCCGTCCCGATGATCGGAGAACCAAAACTGCCCATATATACGGAAGCAACATGGGGTAGCGTTTATGGAGGAAAAAAATACCGGCCCGGGTTTTATCCGGGCAGATGTGGATTTCTGAATGGTAGGATTATGTTAATTAGTGTTCTTAACATAAATTAACATTGTTTTTATGTCATAATTTATCCTGAATCTTTATATTGCATTCAAAAGGAGTATGTTGATGAAAGATCTGTTGCTGATCGACGACGACCCTGAGCTTGCCGAACTGCTGCAGTCCTATCTCGGCGGTGAGGGCATCGGCCTCGATGCGGCCGTTTCCGGGAGTGCCGGTCTGGAAATGGCCAAGGCCGGCGATTACGAGCTGGTCATTCTGGATGTCATGCTCCCGGATACCAGCGGGTTCAACGTGCTTACCAAGCTGCGTGCCGTATCCGGCGTGCCGGTGATCATGCTCACCGGCCGGGGCGAGGAGATCGACCGGGTGATCGGCCTGGAGATGGGCGCGGACGACTATGTTTCCAAGCCGTTTCAGCTCCGCGAGCTGCTGGCCCGCATCCATGCCGTGCTGCGCCGTTACGGACGGGGTGGCGCGGAGGCCGTGGAACCGGGCGCGGTGGCGGCCAAGGTCAAGCCCGGCATAGGCATCGGTGATGTCCATCTCAACCGCAACGCCCGGAACATGACCATAAGCGGGGATCCCGTACACCTGACCTCCACCGAATTCGACATCCTGGAGATGCTCGCTCTGAACATGGGCAACGTGGTTGATCGCGGGGCGCTCATGGAAAAGGCGCTGGGCCGTACGGAGGATTTCGACGACTACGTGCTCAACGTGCACATGAGCAATCTGCGCAAGAAGCTGGACCGGCACGTCAGCATCAAGACCATTCGGGGCAGGGGCTATCTCCTGGCCGTTCCGCAGGAAGAGGGTGTGTAGGTGGGGAGCGACCGGTGGCGGCCGGTTTTTCTGGGGATAGTCTTACTGCTTCTCGTTTCTTCGGCCGCGCTGGCCGATGATGACCTCTCCGACCTCGGCCTTGAGGAACTCATGCAGGTGGAGGTGGTCAGCGCCACCCGCCGTGCCGAGCCTCTGTCTCAGATACCGGCGGCGGTCACGGTCCTGACCGAGGAGGACATCTTCCGCTCCGGTGCGACCAGCGTGCCCGAGGCGCTTCAGCTCGTCCCCGGCGTGCATGTGGCCCAGATGAATACGGACCGCTGGGCCGTGGGTGTCCGGGGCTTCAACGGCCTGTTGAGCAACAAGCATCTCGTGCTGGTGGACGGCAGACCGGTGACCTCGCCGGTCATCACCGGAGTGCAGTGGGACAACATCGTCCCCATCAGCATGATCAAGCGCATCGAGGTGGTGCGGGGCACCCGAACCAGCCTGTGGGGCGCCGAGTCCTTCACCGGGGTCATCAACATCATCACCAAAAATGCCTACGAGTTGCAGGGCGGGCAGTCCGTAACCACGGCGGGCACCCGGGGCGCGTCCCAGACCGTGCGACAGGGGTGGCGTACCGGCAACGACTCGGCCATGGCGGTCTACGGCACCGGCGAATATCTCAACGGCGACTGGCTTACCAGCAGTCGGCAGGAGCGCGACGGCCATGAGTGGTCCAAGGTCCAGGGCGGTTTGCGCGCGGACTGGGAAAACGCCTTTACCGATGTCCTGTCCGTGCAATCCGACCTGGTTCGTTCCAATACCGAAGAGGAGATGCCCGGCGGGCCGGGTGGCCCACCGGAAAGCCGCTCCAGAAGCGACATCAACGGTTACGTCCAGTTCGCCTGGGATCGGGCCACCGGTCTGGACTCCAACCTTCGTTTCAGGACCTCCTACACCCGGGACGCGGCCATGCTCGCGGACATGGACGGCGGGGTGAACGTCCTGGACGCGGAGTTGACTTCGGCCATGGAGCCGATGGGCAGACACTACCTGACCTGGGGGCTAGGCACCCAGTACATCTGGGACGACGTGTCCGGCGATGGGGTGGCCAAGGTCGACAACGGCCACATCTACAACTGGTCCGGGAGCAGCTTTGCGCGCGACCGCATCACGCTTTTGCCCGAATCCCTGTATCTGATCACGGGTCTGAAGGCGGATGTCCTCGGCGGCGGCGACGTGGAACTCCAACCCACGGTTCGTCTGTTGCATACCCGCGACGACGCCGAATTCTGGCTGGCGGTCTCGCGCGGGGTGCGGGCGGACCTCCGCTATCAGCGCAGCGGCAGCTACCGGATCAACGTTGGGGGCGTCGATTATCAGGTTCAGGCCCCGTCCAATCTGAAGACCGAAAAGCTTATCTCCTACGAGGCCGGATACCGGCAGACCCTGACCCCGAACACGCAGTTCGATCTCTCCTTCTACGTCAACGACTATTCCGAACTGCTCATGCTTGAGTTGAATCACACCACGCACACGGCCGAGGTGACCAACTCTCTCAAGGGTACGGCGTATGGCCTGGAGGCGATATTCGAATGGACCGCCACCGACTGGCTGACCCTGAAACCCTCTGCCAGCCTGATCTACCAGAACATTTACGGACTCGACTCCAGCCCGGTGGGAGATTCCATGCCCGAGGAAGGGTTTGGTGGCGAGATGAAGCTGCAGATCCTGACCAAGCCGTTGCGCGACGTGGGGCTGGACCTGTTTCTCGGCTACATCGACAGCCCGGATCAGCTCAGACTGCCCGCCTATTTCAGCGTGGACGCGCATGTCTCCTGGCGTGCCACTGATTCGCTGCTGTTGGAACTCATCGGCCACAATCTGGGCGGTTCGCATAAACAGTTCTCCGATCTGGCAGTGGGCCCGAGCGTGGATTGCCGGGTAACCTGGGACTTCTGATGGGCAAGCTGCGGCCAATCCTCCTCGCCGCCCTTTTCTGGGTACTGCTGTGCCCGGCTTCCCCTGTTGCCGCAGCCGACCGGCTGACCGCCACCCCGGACCAGCTGCGCGCACTCTACGTGCAGCGGCTGGTCAAGTATGTGGCCTGGCCTGACGGTGCCGGACCGGCCCCTGGGCAACCCTTTGTCATCGCGGCCATGGATCCGGCCCGGTTACGCCCCTATTTCCCGATTCCGGGAACAGGTGAAGGCCTCGAGTTCCGGCTGGTCCAATGGCCGGCCCGTTGCGACGTTCTTGTTTTGGTCGGAGCCTCCCGGCGCGAGGCCGCAGCCATCATCAAGCGGGTGGCGGACAAACCCGTGCTGACCATCACCCAGGCCCCGGCAGGCCCGGCACTGGGCGCGGTCATCAATTTCTACATGCAGGGCGGCAGGCTCAAGATCGAGGTCAGCCTCGAAGCGGCCCGGCGTGCCGGATTGTCCATCAGTTCCAGGCTGCTGCAACTGGCTCGCGTACACGGAGGCGGGGCCCATGAATAAGGGCGAAATGACGCCGCTTGGCCGCAAGATCGCGGCAGCCATTCTCGGGACCACGCTGGCGGCCCTGGTGCTGAGCTTTCTGCTCAACGCCCTGCCCATGATCCATGCCTATCGCGAGGAGGGGGTGGACAAGGCCCGAACCCTGGCCACGCTCATGGCCGCGTCCCTGGCCGCGCCCGTGGATTTCGACGACCCCGAGGCGGCCGCCGAGAACCTGCAGACCCTGTCCCTCAACCCCAACGTCCGGGGCGCGGCGGTCTATCTCGGCGACGGGTCGGTTTTCGCCTCCTACGGCACGCCTCCCCCGTTTTCGGAACTCGACGGCCCGGGCGTGTCCACGGCGCTGTCCTCCATGAACGTGGCGGCTCCGATTTCCTCCGGCAACAAGGGGTGCCTGGTCGCCTTGAATGTCTCCCTGGCCGGACAGTGGAATTTTCTCGAATCCTACCTGCTCAGCGGGACGTTCATCCTGCTGTGCGTGTTCGTCATCAGCTTCAAGCTGGCGGGACGTTTCCGGCGCAGGCTGGGTGACCCTCTGCGGGAACTGACCGAGGTGGTCGGGGATATCTCGGGCAGCCGGGACTACTCACGTCGGGTGGACTATGCGAGCGATGACGAGCTGGGGGTGCTCGTGGCCGAGTTCAACGCCATGCTCGGGCGCATCGAGGACCGCGACGCGATGTTGAGCCGTCACCGCGAGATGCTCGAACAGCGGGTTGAGGAACGCACGGTCCAGCTCAAGGTCAAGCAACTGGAGTTGCTCAGGAACAACCGGCGTCTGCACAG
The sequence above is a segment of the uncultured Pseudodesulfovibrio sp. genome. Coding sequences within it:
- a CDS encoding CHASE sensor domain-containing protein, producing MNKGEMTPLGRKIAAAILGTTLAALVLSFLLNALPMIHAYREEGVDKARTLATLMAASLAAPVDFDDPEAAAENLQTLSLNPNVRGAAVYLGDGSVFASYGTPPPFSELDGPGVSTALSSMNVAAPISSGNKGCLVALNVSLAGQWNFLESYLLSGTFILLCVFVISFKLAGRFRRRLGDPLRELTEVVGDISGSRDYSRRVDYASDDELGVLVAEFNAMLGRIEDRDAMLSRHREMLEQRVEERTVQLKVKQLELLRNNRRLHSEVQRRAQAEMIREEVERINRHDLKSGLSLVIGYPELLLQQGGLTPEQVKNIKRIRAAGYRMLDMIRNHLDMFKMEKGVYALNRLPIDLVETLCDLEEELAPQLTSSGVRLAIRLEGKDVVGDETFTVSAEGPLLRTMCRNLVQNAIEASRPDDEVVVSLSFDHAKRPCLTVTNPVPVPAEIRERFFEKYVTHGKENGTGLGTYFAALIARTHGADIVMNTGEETGTSLRITFRR